CGTTACTGTTGAAGAAATCAACGCAGCAATGAAAGCAGCTTCCGATCCAGACACTTATGGTTACACTGAAGATGAAATCGTATCTTCCGATATCAAAGGTATGACTTTCGGATCCCTGTTCGATGCTACACAAACTAAAGTATTGACTGTTGGCGACAAACAACTCGTTAAGACTGTTGCTTGGTATGACAATGAAATGTCCTACACTGCACAATTGGTTCGTACTTTGGAGAAATTCGCTAAAATCGCTAAGTAATTGACTTGATATAAGTAACATCTATAGAGCGGAAACAGAAGTTCCTTGTTTCCGCTCTTTCTAAATGTATTTCTTGTTTCCTGCTAGAAACAACTTTGGGTGTGGAGGAATTAATCATGAACAAAAAGAGCGTCCGTGATGTAGAAGTAAAGGGTAAACGCGTATTTGTACGCGTGGATTTCAACGTACCTGTAGAAGACGGTAAGATTACTGATGATACTCGTATTCGCGAAACACTTCCAACCATTAAATATTTGATCGAGAACGGTGCAAAGATTATTCTCGCAAGTCACATGGGCCGTCCTAAAGGCCAATTCGTAGATTCCATGCGTTTGACTACTGCTGCTGAACGTCTGTCCGAGCTTCTCGGCAAACCAGTAGCTAAAGCTGATGAAGCTGTTGGCGATGCTGTAAAAGCAAAAATTGCTGAGCTAGGCGAAGGCGACGTACTTGTACTTGAGAACGTTCGTTTCTACCCAGGCGAAGAAAAGAACGATCCTGAATTGGCTAAACAATTTGCTGAATTGGCTGATTTGTTCGTCAATGATGCGTTTGGTGCGGCTCACCGTGCACATGCATCGACAGAAGGTATCGCTCATTTCCTACCAGCTGTATCCGGTCTTTTGATGGAGAAAGAATTGACCGTTCTTGGTAAAGCTCTTACTAACCCAGAACGTCCTTTCACTGCGATCATCGGTGGTTCGAAAGTTAAAGACAAGATTGATGTTATTGATAACTTGTTGTCTTTGGCTGATAACGTTCTGATCGGCGGTGGATTGTCTTATACATTCACTAAAGCTCAAGGCTTCGAAATTGGTAAGTCACTTGTAGACAACGACAAACTTGACGTTGCTCTTGGATTCATCGAAAAAGCTAAAGCACTTGGCAAAAACTTCATGCTTCCTGTTGATGTTGTTGTTGCTGATAAATTCGGTGCTGATGCTAACACTAAGATCGTTAATTACAATGAAATCCCAGAAGGTTGGGAAGGACTTGATATCGGACCTAAGACTCGTGAACTTTATGCCGATATTATCAAAAACTCCAAGCTGGTTGTCTGGAATGGACCTATGGGCGTATTCGAAATCGATAAATTCGCTGAAGGTACACTTGCAGTAGCAAAAGCTTGTGCAACAACTGAAGGTTACACTGTTATTGGCGGCGGAGATTCCGCAGCAGCAGCAGAAAAATTCCACCTGGCTGACCAAATGGATCACATCTCCACTGGTGGCGGTGCATCCCTTGAGTTCATGGAAGGCAAGGCGCTTCCTGGCGTAGAAGCACTGAACGACAAGTAAGACGTATAGAAGGAGGCAATTTAATTCATGAGAACACCAATTATTGCGGGTAACTGGAAGATGTTCAAAACAGTTCCTGAAGCAGAAAGCTTTATTGCTGACATCAAAGGCAAAGCAGAAGTAGAAGGCGTTGAGACTGTAATCTGCGCTCCATTTACTAACCTGCCTGCACTTGTAGCAGCTGCAAAAGGTACAGACATCAAGATTGGCGCACAGAACCTGCACTTTGAAGATAACGGTGCTTACACAGGAGAAATCAGTGGTGTAATGCTTAGCGATCTTGGCGTAGACTATGTAATCATTGGTCACTCAGAGCGTCGTGCTTATTTTGGCGAAACAGATGAAATCGTGAATAAGAAAATGCATGCTGCATTCCGTCACGGTATCACTCCAATCGTATGTGTTGGCGAAAAGCTCGAAGAGCGTGAAGCTGATCAAACGAAAGCTGTATGTAAAGTACAAACTGAAGCTGCATTCCAAGGCCTTAGTGCTGAGCAAGCAGCAAAAGTTGTCATTGCATACGAACCTATCTGGGCTATTGGCACAGGTAAATCTTCCACTTCCCAAGATGCTAACGAAGTTATTGCGTACATCCGCAGTCTTGTAAAAGATCTGTATGATGTTGCAACAGCTGAAGCTGTTCGTATTCAATACGGCGGCAGCGTGAAGCCTGAGAATGTAACTGAGTACATGGGCCAAAGCGACATCGATGGTGCGCTTGTTGGCGGTGCCAGCTTGCAGCCTGCTTCCTTCGTTCAATTGGTTGAGGGGGCGAAGTAAGATGTCAGCTCCAAGACCTGTAGCTTTGATCATCATGGATGGTTTCGGTTTGCGTGGAACATCTGAAGGTAATGCCGTTGCTCAAGCTAACAAACCTAACTATGACCGTTACTTGAAACAATATCCTAATACTACCCTTACTGCTTGTGGTGAAGCTGTTGGTCTTCCAGAAGGCCAAATGGGCAACTCTGAAGTAGGGCACTTAAATATTGGTGCAGGACGGATTGTATACCAGGATTTGACTCGTATTGATAAATCGATCCGTGAGGGCGAATTCTTCGATAATGAAACACTGGTAGCCGCAGTTAGAAATGCTAAGAACACAGGTAAAAAGCTTCATCTTTACGCGCTTGTATCCGACGGAGGGGTACATAGCCACATTAACCACCTGTTTGCTATGCTTGACCTGGCTAAGAAAGAAGATATGCACGAAGTGTATATCCATGCTTTCATGGATGGCCGTGATGTACCTCCAGATAGTGGTAAGAAGTTTGTCCAAGATCTGGTGGCTAAGATTGAAGAAGTTGGAGTAGGTACAATTGCAACGGTATCCGGACGTTATTACGCCATGGACCGTGACAAACGTTGGGATCGTGTAGAAAAAGCCTATCGTGCTATGGTTTATGGCGAAGGCCCTAAATACACGGATGCTCTGCAAGCTATCACTGCTTCTTATTCAAATTCCGTGTTCGACGAATTCGTTGAACCTAGCGTGATTGTAGACAGTGAAGGCAAGCCGGTAACGGCAGTAGAGAGCGGCGATTCCGTCGTGTTCCTCAACTTCCGCCCTGACCGTGCTATTCAGTTGTCACAAGTGTTCACGAATCAAGATTTCCGCGGTTTCGACCGGGGTCCGTTGTTCCCACAAGACTTGCACTTCGTATGCCTGACTACTTTCAGCGAAACGGTACAAGGTTATGTAGCCTATTCACCGAAGAACCTGGATAACACATTGGGTGAAGTACTTGTGCAACACAACAAGAAGCAACTGCGCATCGCGGAAACTGAGAAGTATCCGCACGTAACGTTCTTCTTCAGTGGTGGACGTGATGAGGAACTTCCAGGAGAAACTCGTATCTTGATCAACTCTCCTAAAGTAGCAACCTATGATCTTCAACCTGAGATGAGTGCTTACGAAGTGGCTGCAGCCTGCGTAGCAGAAATCGAAGCGGAAAGACAGGATGCTATTATCCTTAACTTTGCAAACCCTGATATGGTTGGACACTCCGGTATGCTGGAGCCAACAATCAAGGCTGTAGAGGTAACGGATGAGTGTGTAGGTAAAGTAGTGGACGCAGTAGTTGCCAAGGGTGGCGTTGCGATCATTATCGCCGATCACGGTAATGCAGACATGGTATTTGATGAGAACGGTCGTCCGTTCACAGCTCATACCACTAACCCGGTTCCGTTCATCCTTACGGATGAAAATGTTGTATTGCGCGATCGCGGTATCCTTGCTGATGTAGCACCAACCATTCTGGATCTGATGGGAATTCCGCAACCTGCGGAAATGACTGGTCAATCTATGATCGCTAGTCGCAAATAAGGAAACAATACCTGAGATTAAGCTTCAACAATTAAAACCAAAACATTGTTTAAAGGAGATTAACTAAAATGACTATTATTTCTGATGTTTATGCTCGCGAAGTCCTTGACTCCCGTGGTAACCCTACTGTAGAGGTTGACGTTTATCTTGAATCCGGTGCTAAAGGCCGCGCTATCGTTCCTTCCGGCGCTTCCACTGGCGCTCATGAAGCTGTAGAGCTTCGTGATGGCGACAAATCCCGTTACATGGGTAAAGGCGTTCTGAAAGCTGTTGAGAACGTAAATGAAATCATCGCTCCAGAAGTTATCGGTATGGACGCTCTTGACCAAGTGGGCATCGACAAATTGATGATCACTTTGGACGGAACTCATAACAAAGGTAAATTGGGCGCTAACGCGATCCTAGCTGTATCCATGGCCGTAGCTCGCGCAGCTGCAGCAGCTTTGGATATTCCTTTGTACGTATACCTGGGCGGATTCAACGCTAAGACTCTTCCAGTACCAATGATGAACATCATCAATGGTGGTGAGCATGCGGACAACAACATCGATGTTCAAGAGTTCATGGTTCTTCCTGTAGGAGCTCCAAGCTTTAAAGAAGCTCTTCGTACAGGTGCTGAAATCTTCCACAACTTGAAATCCGTACTTCAATCCAAAGGCCTGAACACAGCTGTAGGTGACGAAGGTGGTTTCGCACCGAACCTTGGTTCGAATGAAGAAGCAATCACTACAATTATCGAAGCTATCGAAAAAGCTGGTTACAAACCAGGTGTTGACGTATTCTTGGGTATGGACGTTGCTTCCACTGAGTTCTACAAAGACGGTAAATACACCCTTGCTGGCGAAGGTAAATCTTACACTTCCGCTGAGTATGTTGACCTTCTTGCTTCATGGGTTGAAAAATATCCTATCATCACAATCGAAGACGGTATGTCCGAAGACGACTGGGATGGTTGGAAATTGCTTACTGAAAAATTGGGAGACAAAGTTCAATTGGTTGGTGACGACTTGTTCGTTACAAACACTGAGCGTCTTGCAACAGGTATCGAAAAAGGTATCGGTAACTCCATCTTGGTTAAGGTTAACCAAATTGGTACATTGACTGAAACTTTCGATGCTATCGAAATGGCTAAACGTGCTGGTTACACAGCAGTTATCTCTCACCGTTCCGGTGAATCCGAAGATAGCACAATCGCTGACATCGCTGTTGCGACTAATGCTGGTCAAATCAAAACTGGTGCTCCTTCCCGTACAGACCGTGTTGCTAAATACAACCAATTGCTTCGCATCGAAGACGAGTTGGGTGAATTGGCTCAATACAACGGCCTGAAATCCTTCTACAACCTTAAAAGATAATCTGCTTTTATAGCAGAGTACGAAGACCCGCCTTTATGGCGGGTCTTTTTTGTACTCAAAGAGACGCAGACGCTATGTAATTCCTTATCTTACAAGAAAAGCTACGACTTAACAGTCTAGGCGGTTGTATTACCGACAACGCTATGATAAAATAAGAATACTGTTTATGTATCGTGATAACCTCAATTACCATAGATAGTGATGCTTAGGCGTAGGAGGTGGAAGTGAATGGATATCTTTTTGAAAGTTGTGCTCCTGATTTTTTCCGTCGGTCTTATTGCGGTCGTTCTTCTGCAAAAGGGGAAAAGCGCGGGTCTTTCCGGTGCCATCTCCGGCGGTGCTGAGCATCTCTTTGGTAAAACAAAAGCTCGGGGTATGGAACTCGTACTACAACGTGTAACTGTTGGACTTGCTGCAGGATTCTTCATTATGGCGATTCTAGCTGCTGTTTTCATTGACTAAAGTACCTACAGTAAGCCCTCGCTCTGTTCTGAATGGAATGGAGCGAAGGCTTTTTTGTTATAATTAAAAGGGGATAAGCACCTGTAGGTGCTTTTCTTTGCATAAAGGAAGAATAAGATTCGGTAAGGTAGAGGCCTAATAAATAGACTATCTTCTTAGTTGTGACTGAAATTTTGTACTGCGTTTACCTTTGGATGACAGTAACAGGGATGCGCAGGATTGATTTCGTGTATACTAGGGTATGAAGTAGGTAAAGGTAAATTTTACTTGGCATTACTACAGAGCAGGACAAGACATACATATTTGCCAGCGGCTTGGAGCCGCGGAGGGCTGGGGTGACGAACATGATAACACAAGAAATATTACTCGATTTCATGCGGGAAACTGCATATAAACCAATGACTTATGAAGAGCTGGTGAGCCATTTTGCTCTAGAAGATAGCACAGGGTTTAAAAAGTTCGAGGAACTACTAATTGAATTAGAGCAGGACGGAAGAATTGTATTAACTCGTAATGCACGTTATGGCGTGCCGGAACGAATGGATTTACTGCGAGGCCGGTTACAAGCTCATGCGAAAGGCTTCGCTTTTTTGATCCCGGATGATCGTGATCATCCTGACGTGTACATCCATGCGAATGATCTAAAGGGAGCTATGAATGGCGATATCGTTTTGATCCGTATTACCTCTAAAAGTCCGTCCGGCGGACGTATGGAAG
This Paenibacillus sp. FSL R5-0345 DNA region includes the following protein-coding sequences:
- the secG gene encoding preprotein translocase subunit SecG, which encodes MDIFLKVVLLIFSVGLIAVVLLQKGKSAGLSGAISGGAEHLFGKTKARGMELVLQRVTVGLAAGFFIMAILAAVFID
- the gpmI gene encoding 2,3-bisphosphoglycerate-independent phosphoglycerate mutase, translated to MSAPRPVALIIMDGFGLRGTSEGNAVAQANKPNYDRYLKQYPNTTLTACGEAVGLPEGQMGNSEVGHLNIGAGRIVYQDLTRIDKSIREGEFFDNETLVAAVRNAKNTGKKLHLYALVSDGGVHSHINHLFAMLDLAKKEDMHEVYIHAFMDGRDVPPDSGKKFVQDLVAKIEEVGVGTIATVSGRYYAMDRDKRWDRVEKAYRAMVYGEGPKYTDALQAITASYSNSVFDEFVEPSVIVDSEGKPVTAVESGDSVVFLNFRPDRAIQLSQVFTNQDFRGFDRGPLFPQDLHFVCLTTFSETVQGYVAYSPKNLDNTLGEVLVQHNKKQLRIAETEKYPHVTFFFSGGRDEELPGETRILINSPKVATYDLQPEMSAYEVAAACVAEIEAERQDAIILNFANPDMVGHSGMLEPTIKAVEVTDECVGKVVDAVVAKGGVAIIIADHGNADMVFDENGRPFTAHTTNPVPFILTDENVVLRDRGILADVAPTILDLMGIPQPAEMTGQSMIASRK
- the tpiA gene encoding triose-phosphate isomerase, with protein sequence MRTPIIAGNWKMFKTVPEAESFIADIKGKAEVEGVETVICAPFTNLPALVAAAKGTDIKIGAQNLHFEDNGAYTGEISGVMLSDLGVDYVIIGHSERRAYFGETDEIVNKKMHAAFRHGITPIVCVGEKLEEREADQTKAVCKVQTEAAFQGLSAEQAAKVVIAYEPIWAIGTGKSSTSQDANEVIAYIRSLVKDLYDVATAEAVRIQYGGSVKPENVTEYMGQSDIDGALVGGASLQPASFVQLVEGAK
- the eno gene encoding phosphopyruvate hydratase, which codes for MTIISDVYAREVLDSRGNPTVEVDVYLESGAKGRAIVPSGASTGAHEAVELRDGDKSRYMGKGVLKAVENVNEIIAPEVIGMDALDQVGIDKLMITLDGTHNKGKLGANAILAVSMAVARAAAAALDIPLYVYLGGFNAKTLPVPMMNIINGGEHADNNIDVQEFMVLPVGAPSFKEALRTGAEIFHNLKSVLQSKGLNTAVGDEGGFAPNLGSNEEAITTIIEAIEKAGYKPGVDVFLGMDVASTEFYKDGKYTLAGEGKSYTSAEYVDLLASWVEKYPIITIEDGMSEDDWDGWKLLTEKLGDKVQLVGDDLFVTNTERLATGIEKGIGNSILVKVNQIGTLTETFDAIEMAKRAGYTAVISHRSGESEDSTIADIAVATNAGQIKTGAPSRTDRVAKYNQLLRIEDELGELAQYNGLKSFYNLKR
- a CDS encoding phosphoglycerate kinase — its product is MNKKSVRDVEVKGKRVFVRVDFNVPVEDGKITDDTRIRETLPTIKYLIENGAKIILASHMGRPKGQFVDSMRLTTAAERLSELLGKPVAKADEAVGDAVKAKIAELGEGDVLVLENVRFYPGEEKNDPELAKQFAELADLFVNDAFGAAHRAHASTEGIAHFLPAVSGLLMEKELTVLGKALTNPERPFTAIIGGSKVKDKIDVIDNLLSLADNVLIGGGLSYTFTKAQGFEIGKSLVDNDKLDVALGFIEKAKALGKNFMLPVDVVVADKFGADANTKIVNYNEIPEGWEGLDIGPKTRELYADIIKNSKLVVWNGPMGVFEIDKFAEGTLAVAKACATTEGYTVIGGGDSAAAAEKFHLADQMDHISTGGGASLEFMEGKALPGVEALNDK